Proteins from a genomic interval of Flammeovirgaceae bacterium SG7u.111:
- a CDS encoding globin domain-containing protein — MTEQEIILVQKSWTQIRNHSQDIGEAFYEKLFDTRPDLKNLFSTNKEAQAKKLMSAMALAVTKLYQDSVPDETIEAVGKRHTAYRVKPEYFAVFGEVLIETLGERLGDFWTDELEKAWIAAYDHIAKMMMQTLR, encoded by the coding sequence ATGACAGAACAAGAAATTATATTAGTACAAAAATCCTGGACCCAAATCAGAAATCATTCTCAGGACATAGGAGAGGCTTTTTATGAAAAACTTTTCGATACAAGACCTGACCTAAAAAACCTTTTCTCAACCAATAAAGAAGCACAAGCAAAAAAACTAATGTCCGCTATGGCATTAGCAGTAACGAAGCTTTATCAAGACTCTGTTCCTGACGAAACTATTGAGGCTGTAGGAAAAAGACACACAGCCTATAGAGTGAAACCTGAATATTTCGCCGTTTTTGGAGAAGTACTTATCGAAACCTTGGGCGAGCGCCTTGGCGATTTTTGGACAGATGAACTTGAAAAAGCTTGGATCGCTGCCTACGATCACATTGCAAAAATGATGATGCAAACGTTGAGGTAG
- a CDS encoding TetR/AcrR family transcriptional regulator: MPRTEEKNREIKEQTRAKIIEASLKTFSQKGYQAASISQIAAEAGMAKGALYHYFKNKEELLKVVILKGMEDIMGMMVVDENMAPKERFVAMLDLTFSSIETNKEYWQLYTGLISQTQSIPVVKQIFTPYFQEMIEGFIQLLTEMGVENPGEEAYIIGGMIDGIILQCLFVFEDYPIEKVKQNIIRKYAG; encoded by the coding sequence ATGCCAAGAACAGAGGAGAAAAATAGAGAGATTAAGGAGCAAACTAGGGCAAAGATTATAGAAGCTTCGCTCAAAACCTTTTCACAGAAAGGGTATCAGGCAGCATCTATAAGTCAGATAGCAGCCGAAGCTGGAATGGCGAAGGGAGCGCTCTATCATTACTTTAAAAATAAAGAGGAATTGTTGAAAGTAGTGATCCTTAAAGGCATGGAAGACATTATGGGGATGATGGTGGTTGATGAAAATATGGCCCCCAAAGAGCGATTTGTCGCCATGCTCGACCTGACATTTAGTTCCATAGAAACCAACAAGGAATACTGGCAGCTTTACACAGGGCTTATTTCCCAGACTCAGTCCATCCCCGTGGTGAAGCAGATTTTCACTCCCTACTTCCAAGAAATGATAGAAGGTTTCATACAGTTGCTCACCGAAATGGGTGTGGAAAACCCCGGGGAAGAGGCGTATATAATCGGTGGAATGATTGATGGGATTATACTGCAATGCTTGTTCGTGTTCGAGGACTATCCAATAGAAAAAGTGAAGCAAAATATTATTAGAAAGTATGCTGGGTGA
- a CDS encoding FtsX-like permease family protein: MILKLSWRNVWRSRTRSLVIILAIAIGLTGGVFSVALFNGMTDQKMRSAIDTQTAHIQLHKEGFSQNKDINLDLPLPQDLEEKIERIPFVKAVSQRVVSTAMLASSNASTGVELLGIDPEKEKQISSVYEKLEEGTYFEDVKRNPILISRKTADKLEIKLRSKVVVTFQNADGTIVGAAFRVVGIFRTSSSAFDEATAYVRGSDLAGLLNMPGSKHEIVVKGMKMEDVPSIYEAIKKEVPSEVKVESWKEIQPELGYLGDLMMQMNFLFLAIILFALAFGILNTMLMAVFERVREIGVLMAVGMNKGKIFRMIVVETVLLSFIGAMIGLALSMLLVTVSSSSGIDLSMFAEGFASWGIDQVVYPYLSPDFYFTLVLMVIFTALVSSVYPALKALKLRPVDAIKGNVD; the protein is encoded by the coding sequence ATGATACTCAAGCTTTCATGGCGGAATGTTTGGCGAAGTAGAACCCGAAGCCTTGTGATTATTTTGGCAATAGCCATTGGACTGACTGGAGGCGTGTTTTCCGTTGCTTTGTTCAACGGGATGACGGATCAAAAAATGAGAAGCGCCATCGACACCCAAACGGCGCATATCCAGCTCCACAAGGAAGGGTTCAGCCAAAATAAAGATATCAACTTAGACTTGCCCCTGCCGCAAGACTTGGAAGAAAAAATAGAACGGATTCCTTTTGTAAAAGCGGTGAGCCAGCGAGTGGTTAGCACAGCGATGCTGGCTAGCTCCAATGCCAGTACAGGTGTGGAGCTTCTGGGAATTGACCCTGAAAAGGAGAAGCAGATAAGTTCGGTTTACGAAAAGCTGGAAGAAGGGACGTACTTTGAAGATGTGAAGCGAAACCCGATCTTGATCAGTAGAAAAACGGCGGATAAGTTGGAAATTAAGCTTCGTTCGAAAGTGGTAGTTACCTTCCAAAATGCAGATGGGACTATTGTAGGAGCTGCATTTCGGGTGGTGGGAATTTTCCGCACCAGTTCCTCTGCCTTCGATGAGGCTACGGCTTATGTGCGGGGAAGTGATCTGGCGGGCTTGTTGAATATGCCCGGGAGCAAGCATGAAATAGTGGTGAAGGGAATGAAAATGGAAGATGTGCCTTCCATTTATGAAGCGATTAAAAAAGAAGTGCCCAGCGAGGTGAAGGTGGAAAGTTGGAAGGAAATCCAGCCAGAGCTAGGCTACTTGGGCGATCTGATGATGCAGATGAATTTCTTGTTTTTGGCGATCATCTTGTTTGCCCTCGCCTTCGGGATATTGAACACGATGCTGATGGCGGTGTTTGAGCGAGTGCGGGAAATAGGCGTGCTCATGGCTGTGGGGATGAACAAGGGGAAGATCTTTCGGATGATTGTGGTGGAAACGGTGCTCCTTTCCTTCATAGGGGCGATGATAGGGCTGGCGTTGAGCATGCTGTTGGTGACTGTTTCAAGCTCTTCGGGCATCGATCTTTCCATGTTTGCCGAAGGCTTTGCCAGTTGGGGAATAGATCAAGTGGTATATCCATACCTAAGCCCAGATTTTTATTTCACCCTTGTGCTCATGGTGATTTTTACCGCCTTGGTTTCCTCGGTTTATCCAGCCCTCAAAGCCTTGAAGCTACGACCCGTGGATGCCATTAAAGGGAATGTGGATTAG
- the ald gene encoding alanine dehydrogenase, which translates to MKIGVPKEIKNNENRVGLTPSGVLQFVKHGHTVYVQATAGLGSGFSDEDYVQAGAEILPEISDVYGVADMIVKVKEPIEPEYALIKEDQLLFTYFHFASSKPLTDAMLKQKAVCIAYETVEKADRSLPLLVPMSEVAGRMSIQQGAKYLEKAMGGLGILLGGVPGVMPAKVLVLGGGIVGTQAAKMAAGLGADVTIMDINLQRLRYLDDVMAANVRTFMSSEYNIRKLLPSHDLIIGAVLIPGAKAPSLVTKDMLSLMRPGTVMVDVAVDQGGCFETTKPTTHQDPVYEIDGIVHYSVANMPGAVPYTSTLALTNATLPYGLQLADKGWKKACKENKELLLGLNVIKGKVVYEAVAEAFGLDYTPVEEFLD; encoded by the coding sequence ATGAAAATTGGTGTTCCAAAGGAAATTAAAAACAATGAAAACCGTGTAGGTCTCACGCCTTCTGGTGTATTGCAATTTGTGAAGCATGGGCATACGGTATATGTTCAGGCGACGGCTGGTTTGGGCAGTGGTTTTTCCGATGAAGATTACGTGCAAGCAGGTGCTGAAATCTTACCAGAAATTTCCGATGTATATGGTGTGGCAGATATGATCGTAAAGGTCAAAGAGCCTATTGAGCCAGAGTATGCATTGATCAAAGAAGATCAATTGCTTTTTACCTATTTCCACTTTGCTTCTTCAAAACCTCTTACCGATGCTATGCTCAAGCAAAAAGCGGTGTGTATAGCTTATGAAACGGTTGAGAAAGCGGATAGGTCTTTGCCACTTTTGGTGCCTATGTCTGAAGTTGCAGGAAGAATGTCGATCCAACAAGGAGCGAAATACTTAGAGAAAGCTATGGGCGGACTTGGTATTTTGTTAGGTGGTGTTCCAGGTGTAATGCCTGCAAAAGTATTGGTGCTTGGTGGTGGTATCGTTGGTACACAAGCTGCTAAAATGGCGGCAGGTTTGGGCGCTGATGTGACCATTATGGATATCAATTTGCAGCGTTTACGCTACTTGGATGATGTGATGGCTGCTAATGTGCGCACGTTTATGTCTAGCGAGTACAATATCAGGAAATTGTTGCCTTCTCACGACCTTATTATCGGTGCAGTTTTGATCCCAGGCGCAAAAGCTCCTTCTTTGGTAACCAAAGATATGCTAAGCCTTATGAGGCCAGGTACGGTAATGGTAGATGTGGCAGTAGACCAGGGCGGTTGCTTTGAGACTACCAAGCCAACTACGCACCAAGATCCTGTATATGAAATAGATGGAATTGTTCATTATTCTGTGGCGAATATGCCGGGTGCAGTTCCTTATACTTCTACGCTAGCACTTACCAATGCTACGTTGCCTTACGGTTTGCAATTGGCAGACAAAGGTTGGAAAAAGGCTTGTAAAGAGAATAAAGAATTGCTGTTGGGATTGAACGTGATCAAAGGAAAGGTTGTGTACGAAGCGGTGGCGGAAGCATTTGGCTTGGACTACACTCCAGTAGAGGAATTTCTTGACTAA
- a CDS encoding NAD(P) transhydrogenase subunit alpha — protein sequence MLIGILKEQDDARVSIVPEIAAKFIGEGNEALVEKGAGELSYFSDAAYEEAGVKAVAREEVLSKANFIVSIHPLTEAEIASTPEDAVIVSSFQPYAQPEVATSLAQKSRTVFSLDMIPRTTLAQSMDVLSSMASISGYQAVVKAATILPRYFPMLSTAAGTIPPAKVLVIGAGVAGLQAIATAKRLGTVIEAFDTRAAAKEEVQSLGAKFVEVEGAKDDTSAGGYAVEQTEEYKQKQAALIAEKAEKADVIITTALLRGKKAPVIIGKDILDKMKPGSVIMDLASAGGGNTAVTEDKKTVVYNHVTVVGDSNLAAEVPSHASQLYSKNLQNFFKIFLIEGKVDPDFENEIIASSCIVYNGEDKYNKVVVA from the coding sequence ATGTTAATAGGAATACTCAAAGAACAGGACGATGCAAGGGTTAGCATTGTTCCAGAAATTGCGGCAAAGTTTATAGGCGAAGGAAACGAGGCGTTGGTAGAGAAAGGAGCGGGAGAGCTTTCGTATTTCTCCGATGCGGCTTACGAAGAGGCAGGAGTGAAGGCGGTAGCTCGGGAAGAGGTATTGTCAAAGGCAAACTTCATCGTTTCCATCCATCCGCTTACCGAAGCTGAAATTGCCAGCACCCCCGAAGATGCAGTGATCGTATCTTCCTTCCAGCCTTATGCCCAGCCTGAAGTAGCGACCAGCCTTGCGCAAAAATCGAGGACGGTTTTTAGTTTGGATATGATCCCACGGACTACCCTGGCGCAGAGTATGGATGTGCTGTCTTCTATGGCGTCGATCTCGGGCTACCAAGCGGTAGTGAAAGCGGCAACCATCCTTCCCCGTTATTTCCCTATGCTCTCAACGGCTGCGGGTACTATCCCTCCGGCAAAGGTATTAGTGATAGGTGCGGGTGTGGCAGGTTTGCAGGCCATAGCAACAGCAAAGCGCTTGGGCACGGTGATAGAGGCGTTTGATACAAGGGCTGCGGCCAAAGAAGAGGTGCAAAGCCTTGGGGCGAAGTTTGTGGAAGTGGAAGGTGCAAAGGACGATACTTCGGCAGGCGGATACGCTGTTGAACAAACGGAAGAGTACAAGCAAAAGCAAGCTGCTTTGATTGCCGAGAAAGCAGAAAAAGCAGATGTGATCATCACTACGGCTCTGCTGAGGGGCAAAAAAGCTCCAGTGATCATCGGTAAAGATATCTTAGATAAGATGAAGCCTGGGTCGGTTATTATGGACTTGGCATCTGCTGGTGGTGGAAACACGGCGGTGACGGAAGATAAGAAAACAGTGGTTTATAACCATGTAACGGTAGTGGGTGATTCAAACCTTGCTGCGGAAGTTCCTTCGCATGCAAGCCAGTTGTATAGCAAGAACCTCCAAAACTTCTTTAAGATTTTCTTGATAGAAGGAAAGGTAGATCCAGATTTTGAAAATGAAATAATAGCTTCTTCTTGCATTGTATATAATGGAGAAGATAAATACAACAAAGTAGTTGTGGCGTAA
- a CDS encoding adenylate/guanylate cyclase domain-containing protein produces MKIMLREMVFIVLAWIGFMNLYAAIVMGFFPFFDFTSLPMEGIHEKVTSYATSIPGRLEPTFFGFFFGVWFSITNFLTEETRIRKKSFGFIVLIKTLLYCLSIVLSGLLIRMIYLLFNAYPFELKALDINHFNYEVIGTVMFVYIFLCILFTNFVLQVDKNLGHGNLLKMIMGKYHSPRDEQRIFMFLDLKGSTTIAEQMGHNMYSQLIQHCFQDLTDVVIAHKAQIYQYVGDEVVLTWTLKDGLENMNCIRLYFAYEKKLASRSKYYQKKFNMLPQFKAGIEMGAVTVAEVGEIKREIAYHGDVLNTAARIQERCNEFGRKVLFSENIEKKLVEDYKINSTFIGDLQLKGKQQKVKIYATEDPDVFSLVAKD; encoded by the coding sequence ATGAAAATCATGCTTAGGGAAATGGTTTTTATTGTGCTTGCCTGGATTGGTTTTATGAACCTCTATGCCGCTATAGTGATGGGGTTTTTCCCTTTTTTCGATTTTACATCGCTGCCAATGGAAGGCATACACGAAAAAGTCACCTCTTATGCCACATCGATACCGGGGAGGTTGGAGCCAACATTTTTTGGGTTCTTTTTTGGCGTGTGGTTTTCTATCACCAACTTCCTTACCGAAGAAACAAGGATTCGGAAGAAGTCTTTTGGGTTTATTGTACTTATAAAAACGCTTTTGTATTGTTTGTCAATTGTTCTTTCAGGTTTGTTGATTAGGATGATTTACCTACTTTTCAATGCCTATCCTTTTGAGTTGAAAGCTTTGGATATCAATCATTTTAATTACGAAGTAATTGGCACGGTTATGTTTGTGTATATTTTCCTTTGTATCCTATTCACCAACTTCGTTTTGCAGGTGGACAAAAACCTTGGGCACGGCAACTTGCTCAAGATGATTATGGGAAAGTACCACTCTCCTAGGGACGAGCAGCGGATTTTTATGTTTTTGGACTTGAAAGGATCGACCACTATAGCCGAACAGATGGGGCACAATATGTATAGCCAGCTTATCCAACATTGTTTCCAAGACCTTACCGATGTGGTGATAGCCCACAAAGCTCAAATCTACCAGTATGTGGGTGACGAAGTAGTGCTTACCTGGACGCTGAAAGATGGGCTGGAAAACATGAATTGCATCCGCTTGTATTTTGCTTATGAAAAGAAATTGGCTTCGAGGAGCAAGTATTACCAAAAGAAGTTCAATATGTTGCCACAGTTTAAAGCAGGGATAGAAATGGGGGCGGTTACCGTAGCAGAAGTAGGGGAAATAAAGCGGGAAATAGCCTACCATGGCGATGTGCTCAACACGGCAGCAAGGATTCAAGAACGCTGCAACGAGTTTGGGCGAAAAGTCTTGTTTTCTGAAAATATAGAGAAAAAACTGGTGGAAGACTACAAGATTAACAGTACGTTTATTGGAGATTTGCAGCTAAAGGGAAAACAACAGAAAGTAAAGATTTATGCCACAGAAGACCCTGATGTTTTTTCCCTAGTAGCCAAAGATTAG
- a CDS encoding ABC transporter ATP-binding protein → MSIIQIKNLKKIYNPDTVPVHALNGVSLEIEKGEFTAIVGPSGSGKSTLLNMIGGLDVPTEGNVVVNGTEIGSLKPKELIDFRLNNIGFVFQDYSLLPVFTARENVEFIMQLQSWEKKKYQQRAEELLTEVGLGERMDNRPAKLSGGQQQRVAVARALASRPEFVLADEPTANLDSKSTADLLDIMGKLNKEENITFIFSTHDQRVIEKARRVITIADGEVESDVVRG, encoded by the coding sequence ATGTCAATCATTCAAATTAAAAACCTGAAGAAGATTTATAACCCCGACACGGTGCCTGTGCATGCACTGAACGGAGTGAGTTTGGAGATAGAAAAAGGGGAGTTTACCGCCATAGTAGGGCCTTCGGGCTCGGGGAAAAGCACGCTCCTTAACATGATAGGAGGATTGGATGTGCCCACGGAAGGAAATGTGGTGGTGAACGGAACGGAAATTGGCAGCCTAAAACCAAAGGAGCTGATTGATTTTAGGCTGAACAACATCGGTTTTGTGTTCCAAGATTATAGCCTCTTGCCCGTGTTCACAGCAAGGGAAAATGTGGAATTTATTATGCAATTGCAGAGCTGGGAAAAGAAGAAATACCAGCAAAGGGCAGAAGAATTACTCACGGAAGTGGGACTAGGCGAGCGAATGGACAACCGACCGGCGAAGCTATCGGGAGGGCAACAACAGCGGGTGGCAGTTGCCCGTGCCTTGGCATCAAGGCCAGAGTTTGTGCTGGCAGATGAGCCAACCGCCAACCTCGATTCCAAATCGACAGCGGATTTACTGGACATCATGGGCAAGCTGAACAAGGAAGAAAATATTACCTTTATCTTTTCCACCCACGACCAACGGGTGATAGAAAAAGCCCGAAGAGTAATCACCATTGCCGATGGAGAAGTAGAAAGCGATGTGGTTAGGGGATAA
- a CDS encoding ATP-binding protein: MRHANLIRAFQYLESLIHQRISDDLNGESKAVSFKESDLPRFSAEDDDAFSTFVTSHRLTIEETIVLMLALTPHVFPQFFDAIIAEHLPHGGDFPAFGGVKGTNHRGTIPTGETALYILAGNNLERRFQVQRLFSFEHAFAKENILGLEAVKYGEPPMSGKIILDDDYIDLFTIGSQTLPKMSTNFPAQHIQTAMSWEDVVLNKQTAEQINELEAWIRHNDTLLNSWGMKKKIKPGYRALFYGPPGTGKTLTATLLGKSTGRDVFKVDLSMVVSKYIGETEKNLSTLFDKAKNKNWILFFDEADALFGKRTGVRDAHDKYANQEVSYLLQRVESYNGLTILASNFKDNIDDAFTRRFNSIVYFPKPSTGERKALWLKAFPKQLKLSPEIDLNKIAKDYDLTGSHIMNIVHYISLQVLESNSAEVSLELLLKGIKKELVKEGKLVI, encoded by the coding sequence ATGCGTCACGCAAATTTGATAAGGGCTTTTCAGTACCTCGAAAGTTTGATCCATCAGCGGATCAGCGATGACTTAAATGGGGAAAGCAAAGCCGTATCTTTTAAAGAATCGGATCTGCCCCGTTTTTCTGCGGAAGACGATGACGCATTTTCAACATTTGTGACCAGCCACAGGCTAACCATCGAAGAAACTATTGTACTGATGCTTGCCTTGACCCCGCACGTTTTCCCCCAGTTTTTTGATGCAATCATAGCCGAGCACTTGCCTCATGGTGGAGACTTCCCAGCTTTTGGTGGTGTAAAGGGCACGAACCATAGAGGGACAATTCCTACGGGCGAAACGGCTTTGTATATTCTGGCTGGTAACAATTTGGAACGAAGGTTTCAGGTTCAAAGGTTGTTTTCTTTTGAACATGCTTTTGCCAAGGAAAATATTTTAGGCTTAGAAGCTGTGAAATACGGCGAGCCTCCCATGAGCGGCAAGATTATTTTGGACGATGATTACATTGATTTGTTCACCATAGGAAGCCAAACGCTGCCAAAAATGAGTACCAACTTTCCTGCCCAGCATATCCAAACGGCTATGAGTTGGGAAGATGTAGTGCTCAACAAACAGACAGCAGAGCAAATTAATGAGCTGGAAGCATGGATACGGCACAACGATACCTTGCTGAATAGCTGGGGAATGAAGAAAAAGATAAAGCCAGGATATCGAGCTTTGTTTTATGGTCCTCCCGGAACGGGTAAAACCTTGACCGCGACGTTGCTTGGAAAAAGTACAGGTCGAGATGTATTTAAGGTCGATCTTTCCATGGTGGTTTCCAAGTACATTGGCGAAACGGAAAAGAATCTTTCTACATTATTTGACAAGGCAAAGAACAAAAATTGGATCTTGTTTTTCGACGAGGCAGATGCGCTTTTTGGGAAGCGGACTGGTGTGCGAGATGCGCACGATAAATATGCCAATCAGGAAGTTTCCTACTTGCTCCAGCGGGTGGAATCGTATAACGGGCTTACCATTTTGGCTTCTAACTTTAAAGATAATATTGACGATGCCTTTACCCGAAGATTCAATTCCATTGTCTATTTCCCCAAGCCAAGTACTGGGGAGAGAAAAGCCCTCTGGCTGAAAGCATTTCCTAAGCAGTTAAAACTTTCCCCTGAAATAGACTTGAATAAAATTGCGAAGGATTATGACCTTACGGGCTCACATATCATGAATATTGTCCATTATATCAGCCTTCAGGTGTTGGAAAGTAATTCTGCCGAGGTTAGTCTAGAGCTGTTGCTAAAAGGCATTAAGAAAGAACTGGTGAAAGAAGGGAAACTTGTAATTTGA
- a CDS encoding FtsX-like permease family protein yields MKLLVKLAWRNIWRNKRRTIITLSSIFFAVLLALFMRSMQRGSYQRMIENSVEMHSGYIQVHRDGYWDNKSINKLLEENEAIGQKLVAEPKIDFYIPRLENFALAASEKLSKGAMVVGTAPEEENRMTKLADKVKEGRYFTTDDNHLLIAKGLAGYLKLGVGDTLVLIGQGYHGNNAVGKFPICGIVDLPNPTLNNSMVYMPIALNRDFNSAPGMATALVIALQSYQDVEMVEKSLRASLDEEYEVMGWDVLQPELVQLIQSDNAGGIIMIIILYIVIAFGIFGTIMMMTVERIKEFGVLIAIGLQKTKLISLVFIETLLIGIVGLLASLLVGIPLLYYMYLNPIYLTGDAAEGMQKMGLEPIMPFSLQPAIFTSQMIAIGIIVFICLLYPLSTIRKIHLIDALRA; encoded by the coding sequence ATGAAACTCCTTGTCAAACTTGCTTGGCGGAATATTTGGCGGAACAAACGCCGAACGATCATTACATTATCCTCTATCTTTTTTGCCGTATTGCTGGCGCTTTTTATGCGCTCCATGCAGCGAGGTTCTTACCAGAGGATGATCGAAAACAGTGTAGAAATGCACTCAGGCTACATCCAGGTGCATAGGGATGGATATTGGGACAACAAGTCTATTAATAAGCTGCTGGAAGAAAATGAAGCGATAGGGCAGAAGCTTGTCGCTGAGCCTAAGATCGATTTTTATATTCCCCGGTTAGAAAACTTTGCCCTTGCTGCTTCGGAAAAGCTGTCGAAAGGGGCGATGGTGGTAGGCACTGCCCCAGAGGAGGAAAATAGGATGACGAAGTTAGCCGATAAGGTAAAAGAAGGGCGGTATTTCACTACCGATGATAATCACCTGCTCATAGCCAAAGGCTTGGCGGGTTACCTCAAACTTGGGGTGGGGGATACGTTGGTGCTCATAGGGCAAGGCTACCATGGCAACAATGCAGTCGGGAAATTCCCTATTTGCGGAATAGTGGACCTGCCAAATCCTACGCTCAATAACAGTATGGTGTACATGCCCATTGCCCTGAATAGGGACTTCAATTCTGCTCCCGGCATGGCAACTGCTTTAGTGATAGCCTTACAGAGTTACCAAGATGTGGAAATGGTGGAAAAAAGCCTGAGGGCGAGCCTTGACGAAGAGTATGAGGTAATGGGCTGGGATGTGCTTCAGCCCGAATTGGTGCAGCTTATCCAGTCGGACAATGCGGGTGGGATCATCATGATTATCATTTTGTACATCGTGATTGCCTTCGGCATTTTCGGGACTATCATGATGATGACCGTGGAGCGGATCAAAGAATTTGGGGTACTGATTGCCATTGGTTTGCAAAAAACGAAGCTCATTTCGCTGGTGTTTATCGAAACGCTACTGATCGGGATTGTAGGCTTGCTTGCCTCCTTGCTGGTGGGTATTCCCCTGTTGTATTACATGTACCTAAACCCCATTTACCTCACAGGAGATGCTGCCGAGGGAATGCAAAAAATGGGATTAGAGCCAATTATGCCATTTTCATTGCAACCAGCAATTTTTACCAGCCAAATGATTGCCATCGGTATCATTGTTTTCATCTGCCTGCTTTATCCGCTTTCTACCATTCGGAAAATCCATTTGATAGATGCGCTGAGGGCATGA
- a CDS encoding phosphatase, whose translation MRIAAIDIGSNAIRFRVVEVFEDPEGPVFKKIENVRFPLRLGAEVFSEGKISLANEDRFIKLMQAYRVLMDLYSVEHHIAHATSAMREAENGLRIANRVADYCHLNLSIIDGEREADLLANAINPVLGEGNYAHIDVGGGSTEINLYKDKVHLGSRSFKLGSVRGMLSNDRGKTRFNDLGEWVEGVLGETDATPIAIGTGGNIKAMYEQSKASRNKIGLKKLISTRNKINALDIEERIRKLKMGRDRADVIVQGADIYINVMKKAKAKSIIVPGTGLIDGIIQEAYNEYVGFPSQIRNPDKV comes from the coding sequence ATGAGAATAGCAGCTATTGACATAGGCTCCAACGCCATCCGATTCAGGGTAGTAGAAGTTTTTGAAGACCCCGAAGGACCTGTATTCAAAAAAATTGAAAACGTCCGGTTTCCCCTTAGGCTAGGAGCGGAGGTGTTTTCCGAAGGAAAAATAAGCCTAGCAAACGAAGATAGGTTCATTAAACTGATGCAGGCCTACCGAGTTTTGATGGATCTGTACAGCGTGGAGCACCACATAGCCCATGCAACTTCAGCTATGCGCGAAGCAGAAAATGGGCTACGAATAGCCAACAGGGTCGCTGACTATTGCCATCTGAACCTTAGCATTATAGATGGTGAAAGAGAAGCCGACTTACTGGCCAATGCGATAAACCCCGTACTAGGCGAAGGTAATTATGCGCATATAGATGTGGGTGGAGGTAGTACAGAAATCAACCTTTACAAAGACAAAGTTCACTTGGGCAGCCGGTCTTTCAAGCTAGGCTCGGTACGTGGTATGCTCAGCAATGATAGGGGGAAAACCCGTTTCAATGACTTGGGAGAATGGGTAGAAGGTGTGCTAGGAGAAACCGATGCAACTCCCATAGCTATTGGTACTGGCGGAAACATAAAGGCGATGTACGAACAGTCCAAAGCCTCTCGCAATAAAATTGGTTTGAAAAAGCTTATTTCTACCCGAAATAAAATAAATGCCTTGGATATTGAGGAGCGGATAAGAAAGCTGAAAATGGGAAGAGACCGTGCCGACGTAATTGTACAAGGGGCGGATATTTACATTAATGTGATGAAAAAAGCGAAGGCTAAAAGCATCATTGTTCCCGGCACTGGCCTAATCGATGGTATCATACAAGAAGCTTATAATGAGTATGTAGGTTTTCCTTCACAAATACGTAACCCCGATAAGGTTTAA
- a CDS encoding outer membrane lipoprotein-sorting protein — MKSFRIALLTFMAFVLAAWVAPTEETAKQVIQKADDKLRGSSNKAEVSMEIIRPEWSRAMTMRTWSLGRQYSMVLILSPVKDKGTVSLKRKNELWNWMPSIERNIKISPSMMMQSWMGSDFTNDDLLKESSIVEDYEHSFDGSETIDGFDCHIIQLMPKPEAAVVWGKIKAWVSKKEYHQLKVEYYDEDGYLVNTMICSDVKQMDDRELPTKWEMIPAEKEGHKTVMIYNKMDFEIDVKESFFSIQNMKRVR; from the coding sequence ATGAAATCTTTTAGAATTGCACTATTGACATTCATGGCTTTTGTTTTGGCTGCATGGGTTGCTCCAACTGAAGAAACAGCCAAGCAGGTAATCCAAAAGGCAGATGATAAGCTTAGGGGAAGCTCCAACAAAGCTGAGGTCAGTATGGAAATTATCCGACCCGAATGGAGCAGAGCCATGACCATGCGGACTTGGTCGCTAGGCCGGCAGTACAGCATGGTGTTAATCCTTTCCCCCGTCAAAGACAAAGGAACGGTTTCGCTCAAGCGGAAAAATGAGCTATGGAACTGGATGCCTTCCATAGAGCGGAATATCAAAATTTCCCCATCGATGATGATGCAGTCGTGGATGGGGTCAGATTTCACCAACGATGACCTGCTCAAAGAATCGTCCATAGTGGAGGACTATGAGCATAGTTTTGATGGCAGCGAGACCATCGATGGCTTCGATTGCCACATTATCCAGCTTATGCCCAAGCCCGAAGCGGCTGTAGTGTGGGGGAAAATAAAAGCGTGGGTTTCTAAAAAGGAATACCACCAGCTGAAGGTCGAATATTACGATGAAGATGGCTACTTGGTGAATACGATGATTTGCAGTGATGTGAAGCAAATGGACGACCGAGAGCTGCCTACTAAGTGGGAAATGATTCCTGCGGAAAAGGAGGGTCACAAAACGGTTATGATCTATAACAAAATGGATTTTGAAATTGATGTCAAAGAAAGCTTCTTCTCCATCCAGAATATGAAAAGGGTAAGGTAG